Proteins encoded within one genomic window of Verrucomicrobiota bacterium:
- a CDS encoding MoxR family ATPase: MNTGISAINNEVQQASAFVRPLFTEMGRVIVGQTYLVERLVVGLLANGHVLLEGVPGLAKTLSVKTLSSCLNVKFSRLQFTPDMLPADVVGTQIYNPQTGGFTTRKGPVFANLVLADEINRAPAKVQSALLEAMQEKQVTIGEQTYKLEEPFLVLATQNPIEQEGTYPLPEAQVDRFMLKLKIGYPSREEERQILDLMARTSDLPAAKAVVEPKQILAARKVINEIYVDDKVKDYIVDLVCCTRDPSKYKIQLQGMIQLGASPRATIALTLAAKAHAFLRGRGYVTPQDVKTIGMDVLRHRVAVTYEAEAEEKTSETVIQKIFDELPVP; this comes from the coding sequence ATGAATACGGGCATAAGTGCAATAAACAATGAAGTGCAGCAGGCCTCCGCGTTTGTCAGGCCGCTGTTTACCGAAATGGGGCGGGTAATCGTCGGCCAGACGTACCTGGTGGAGCGCCTGGTGGTGGGGTTGCTGGCCAATGGCCACGTGCTGCTGGAAGGCGTGCCGGGGCTGGCCAAGACGCTATCGGTCAAGACGCTGTCGTCGTGCCTGAATGTGAAGTTCTCGCGGCTTCAGTTCACGCCCGACATGCTGCCGGCGGATGTCGTCGGCACCCAGATTTATAATCCCCAGACCGGCGGGTTCACCACCCGCAAGGGGCCGGTCTTTGCCAATCTGGTGCTGGCGGATGAAATCAACCGGGCGCCCGCCAAGGTGCAAAGCGCGTTGTTGGAGGCGATGCAGGAGAAGCAGGTCACCATCGGCGAGCAAACGTATAAGCTGGAGGAGCCGTTCCTGGTGCTGGCCACGCAGAACCCCATTGAACAGGAGGGCACCTACCCGCTGCCGGAAGCCCAGGTGGACCGCTTCATGCTGAAGTTAAAGATTGGGTATCCCAGCCGCGAGGAGGAACGCCAGATTCTGGACTTGATGGCCCGCACCAGCGATTTGCCCGCCGCCAAAGCCGTGGTGGAGCCCAAGCAAATCCTCGCCGCGCGCAAGGTGATCAATGAGATTTACGTGGATGACAAGGTGAAGGATTATATTGTGGACCTGGTCTGCTGCACGCGCGATCCGTCCAAGTATAAAATCCAACTGCAGGGCATGATCCAACTGGGGGCTTCGCCGCGCGCGACGATTGCGCTGACGCTCGCCGCCAAAGCCCACGCGTTTCTGCGCGGGCGCGGCTATGTCACCCCGCAGGATGTCAAAACCATCGGCATGGATGTGCTGCGCCACCGGGTCGCGGTGACCTACGAGGCGGAGGCGGAGGAGAAGACCAGCGAAACCGTCATCCAGAAGATATTCGATGAACTGCCGGTGCCATGA